Below is a genomic region from Methanolobus sediminis.
CTACAGGATAGCTGTGATATGGTGTTTTTGTCATTAATTCTAGTATATTCTCTATGGTTTCAGTTTCTTTTACCACGGTCATTCCTTTTGACATGATCTCACTGACTATGATATCAGCACAGATGTCAGATAACCTGGTTTTGTCTCTGGGAGCTTCTTCCTTTTCCTTAACTTCCGTTTTGTCCGTTTCCTCTTCTCCAGTTTCTGTCATACGGATCAGGATTTTGGATATGAAAAAAGATGGGTATGAAGCTTAGAGCTTCATTTGTATTTGTAAAATGTTTTATTTAATGTAAAGTCCGCACTTGCATGAACCGCGGGTTTCAACATCTCTTGTCCTTGCAGCGCATGGGCAGATAATCTTCTTATCCTGTTCCTTGTCTCCGGTTCTCTTCTGGCAGAAGCAGTACCATTCACCAAACTCCTTCTTGTTGTTGCAAATGCCTTTTACAGCAGTTGTAATAACATCCCAGTCAGTGTTGAGTTTGTATCCGGTTGTTTCTGCGTTTTTCTTAGACCTTTCATAAAATTCTGCTTCTAGATCATTTTCGAATCTCATAGTAACACTCTCATATGTTGGAATAAACATTCATCTTCA
It encodes:
- a CDS encoding ferredoxin-thioredoxin reductase catalytic domain-containing protein; protein product: MRFENDLEAEFYERSKKNAETTGYKLNTDWDVITTAVKGICNNKKEFGEWYCFCQKRTGDKEQDKKIICPCAARTRDVETRGSCKCGLYIK